One window of the Colletotrichum destructivum chromosome 6, complete sequence genome contains the following:
- a CDS encoding Putative AAA+ ATPase domain, ATPase, AAA-type, core, which yields MSSTEPTASTAASSASTAASLSSSPPPTSAPASVLSLDALFNNPLFAGGIGLASLGAAAAFARKGVVVAAGAARRRLLVNVEISKQDPAYPWVLAWLSQPREQAGFLASRITRIHNLSVSTTTSSAHRGGAAAAGPTSAHFFLQPGYGRHIVKHGSAYIAVNREKHSTANMNTGEPHEIVQLTTLWAHRHVFEHVFAEAHALAAKANEGKTIVYAARGMEWAPLGDPRKKRPLGSVILDEGVKEGIVDDVRDFLGRQQWYVDRGIPYRRGYLLFGPPGSGKSSFIQSLAGELDFSVAMINLSEMGMTDDKLAYLLTKLPRRSILLLEDADSAFVNRRQRDADGYSGASVTFSGLLNALDGLAAGEERIAFLTTNHIERLDPALIRPGRVDMMTRIGEATRYQAGQMWDRFYGDVDADGAGRERFLQRLEDLGLFGNGTGETAGRFTSTAAIQGLFLFNKNDMQGAIDMAEGLIPRQFEAADAVPEGAIKTRA from the coding sequence ATGTCCTCGACCGAACCAAccgcgtcgacggcagcaTCTTCCGCCTCGACAGCGGCTTCACTGTcgtcctctccccctcccactTCAGCCCCGGCCTCGGTGCTCAGCCTCGATGCGCTCTTCAACAATCCCCTgttcgccggcggcatcggcctcgccagcctaggcgccgccgccgcctttgcCCGCAAaggtgtcgtcgtcgccgccggagccgctcgccgccgcctcctcgtcaacgtcgagaTCAGCAAGCAGGACCCGGCCTACCCCTGGGTCCTCGCCTGGCTGTCGCAGCCTCGTGAGCAGGCCGGCTTCCTCGCCTCGCGCATCACCCGCATCCACAACCTATCCGTCTCGACAACAACCAGCAGTGCCCACCGCGggggtgccgccgccgccggcccgaCCAGCGCACACTTTTTCCTGCAGCCCGGCTACGGCAGGCACATCGTCAAGCACGGCTCCGCCTACATCGCCGTCAACCGTGAGAAGCACAGCACGGCCAATATGAACACGGGCGAGCCGCACGAGATCGTCCAGCTGACGACGCTGTGGGCGCACCGACACGTCTTTGAGCACGTCTTCGCTGAGGCCCACGCGCTGGCAGCTAAGGCGAACGAAGGCAAGACCATCGTGTACGCCGCGAGGGGCATGGAGTGGGCGCCGCTCGGCGACCCGCGCAAGAAGCGCCCCCTCGGGTCTGTGATACTAGACGAAGGTGTCAAggagggcatcgtcgacgacgtcagGGACTTCCTCGGGCGTCAGCAGTGGTATGTCGACCGCGGCATTCCCTACCGGCGCGGCTACCTTCTCTTCGGCCCGCCCGGCAGCGGAAAGAGCTCCTTCATCCAatccctggccggcgagctcgactTCAGCGTGGCCATGATCAACCTCAGCGAGATGGGCATGACGGACGACAAGCTGGCGTACCTCCTGACGAAGCTGCCGCGGCGCAGCATCCTGCTGCTTGAGGACGCCGACTCGGCGTTCGTCaaccggcggcagcgcgacgccgacggctaCAGCGGCGCCAGCGTGACCTTCTCGGGCCTGCTCAATgcgctcgacggcctcgcggcgggcgaggaacGCATCGCGTTCCTGACGACGAACCACATCGAGCGGCTCGACCCGGCGCTCATCCGGCCCGGACGCGTCGACATGATGACGCGCATCGGCGAGGCGACGCGGTATCAGGCCGGGCAGATGTGGGATCGGTTTtacggcgacgtcgacgccgacggcgccgggcgcGAGCGGTTCCTACAGCGGCTCGAGGACCTGGGTCTGTTCGGTAACGGCACGGGCGAGACGGCCGGGCGGTTCacgagcacggcggcgatCCAGGGCCTGTTCCTGTTCAACAAGAACGACATGCAGGGCGCCATTGACATGGCCGAGGGCCTCATCCC
- a CDS encoding Putative GroES-like superfamily, NAD(P)-binding domain superfamily, trans-enoyl reductase → MADIPETQTVLILYAAKQPYETAEGYQVPEIQDEHEVLVKTEHIGLNPIDWKAPDFNFAIPSLPYISGRELVGRVVRRRPSSHSRLRDGDRVLVISTDYRDLRKAAYQQYVVTADFNAARIPPSVSPRAAATLGVAFVAAVLSLGVCMGVDFSSVPGAPGPDLLTLLRGVDPESLPRDIRDECLAGIRDHERAVAGDWVVVWGGSSTSANIAVQLARLAGLRVVTVVDKLRHGLRLSNHTVLRPDLLVDSHDPSRAVDIIRANVGKNLRFALDTSGRESAGWLLRALRPEQDAAGAPPSPPDTPRNTSPTLKHLIGLTGLPKEQAPDSVAYHTVPIKVFHEVPAVGEVLVTWLEKLLESGLISPPELLGVEQGFDGINRGLDRMRRGEIRGGRMVVSLDPTGAEAEVTRDASVPPALVDSPMAGGGVEEPQQSESSAASSPEFTSQKLADTGSRRGSATLWQGGPAVSSVPRSVPDGQLSAEGEAAQGSQRRGSLWQPKPEGIAVETSLS, encoded by the exons ATGGCAGACATCCCAGAGACGCAGACCGTGCTCATCCTCTACGCGGCGAAGCAGCCGTATGAGACGGCCGAGGGGTACCAGGTGCCCGAGATCCAAGACGAGCACGAGGTGCTGGTGAAGACGGAACACATCGGCCTCAACCCGATCGACTGGAAAGCGCC cGACTTCAACTTCGCCATCCCTTCCCTGCCCTACATCTCGGgccgcgagctcgtcggccgcgTCGTCCGACGCCGGCCCTCCTCGCACAGCCGCCTTcgcgacggcgaccgcgtcctcgtcatctcaACTGACTACCGCGACCTCCGCAAGGCCGCCTACCAGCAGTATGTCGTGACCGCCGACTTCAACGCCGCGcgcatccccccctccgtctcgccccgcgccgccgccaccctcggcgtcgccttcgtcgccgccgttctctCCCTAGGCGTGTGCATGGGTGTCGACTTCTCCAGCGTGCCCGGGGCGCCCGGGCCTGACCTGCTGACCCTCCTGCGCGGCGTTGACCCGGAGAGCCTGCCGCGCGACATCCGTGACGAGTGCCTCGCCGGCATCCGGGACCACGAGagggccgtcgccggcgactGGGTCGTCGTGTGGGGCGGCTCGTCCACGTCGGCGAACATCGCCGTTCAGCTCGCACGGTTGGCCGGTCTGCGagtcgtcaccgtcgtcgacaagctgCGCCACGGCCTGCGGTTGTCGAACCACACCGTCCTGCGGCCGGACCTGCTGGTCGACAGCCACGATCCGTCGCGCGCCGTGGACATTATCCGGGCCAACGTTGGGAAGAACCTGCGCTTCGCGCTGGACACGAGCGGCAGGGAGTCGGCCGGCTGGCTCCTGCGCGCGCTGAGACCGGAGCaagacgccgccggggcACCACCCAGCCCGCCCGATACGCCCCGCAACACCAGCCCAACGCTGAAGCACCTCATTGGGTTGACGGGACTGCCGAAAGAGCAGGCGCCCGACAGCGTGGCGTATCACACGGTACCCATCAAGGTGTTCCACGAGGTGCCGGCCGTGGGCGAGGTGCTCGTCACCTggctcgagaagctgcttGAGAGCGGCCTCATCAGCCCTCCGGAGCTGCTCGGCGTGGAGCAAGGGTTCGACGGCATCAaccgcggcctcgaccgcatgaggaggggggagatCCGCGGCGGCAGAATGGTCGTCAGCCTTGACccgacgggggcggaggcggaggtgACGAGGGACGCGAGCGTGCCGCCTGCGCTGGTCGACTCGCccatggcgggcggcggggtGGAGGAGCCCCAGCAGTCCgagtcgtcggcggcgtcgagtcCCGAGTTCACGTCCCAGAAGCTCGCAGACACGGGCTCGAGGAGGGGAAGCGCGACGTTGTGGCAGGGCGGACCGGCCGTAAGCTCCGTTCCTAGGAGTGTGCCCGACGGACAGCTCTCTGCGGAAGGGGAGGCCGCGCAAGGGTCGCAGAGGAGGGGCTCACTGTGGCAACCCAAACCGGAGGGCATCGCTGTAGAGACCTCGCTCTCATGA
- a CDS encoding Putative oxysterol-binding protein: MAAQTPTSAQAQANQGSWGAFLKSIASFNGDLSSLTAPPFILSSTSLTEFSSYWAEHPSILAAPAKEADPAKRALLVTKWFITTLKQQYASRSEQYGNEKKPLNPFLGELFLGKWEDDAGTTELISEQVSHHPPATAYSITNLASGVHLEGYNAQKATFSRTINIKQIGHAVLTVPAPDGSKDTYLITLPALHIEGLIFGAPFIELEGTSFITSSTGFTSKIDYSGKGWLSGKKNSVIASVYPTGHEKDVVFNITGVWTKSFEIHQGSAKHNSSKTLLETYDAAQHPTSKLVVAPIDKQHPLESRRAWKGVADGIAKGDMDLVSREKSAIENAQRELRAKEKAEGRAWERRYFTDRNAAGDPVLESLGTHVGLPATGDADKTGGLWRYDAVKADKVRSQAALSEADQVKIASEILGQQRT, translated from the exons atgGCGGCCCAGACCCCCACATCAGCTCAAGCTCAGGCCAACCAGGGCAGCTGGGGAGCTTTCCTCAAG TCCATCGCCTCCTTCAACGGCGACCTCTCGTCCCTGACCGCACCGCCCTTCATCCTGTCGAGCACCTCCCTGACCGAGTTCTCCTCCTACTGGGCCGAGCACCCCTCTATCCTCGCTGCCCCCGCAAAGGAGGCCGACCCTGCCAAGCGCGCCCTGCTCGTCACCAAGTGGTTCATCACCACCCTCAAGCAGCAGTACGCCTCCCGCAGCGAACAGTACGGcaacgagaagaagcccCTCAACCCtttcctcggcgagctgtTCCTCGGCAAGTGggaggacgacgccggcaccaCTGAGCTCATCAGCGAGCAGGTCAG CCACCACCCCCCCGCGACCGCCTACTCAATCACGAACCTCGCCTCAGGCGTCCACCTTGAGGGCTACAACGCCCAAAAGGCCACCTTCAGCCgcaccatcaacatcaagcAGATCGGCCACGCCGTCCTGACCGTCCCCGCCCCCGACGGCTCCAAGGACACGTACCTCATCACCCTCCCCGCCTTGCACATCGAGGGCCTCATTTTCGGCGCCCCCTTCATCGAACTCGAGGGCACCTCCTTTATCACCTCTTCCACCGGCTTCACTTCCAAGATCGACTACTCGGGCAAGGGCTGGCTCTCAGGCAAGAAGAACAGCGTCATCGCCTCCGTCTACCCGACCGGCCACGAGAAGgacgtcgtcttcaacaTCACGGGCGTCTGGACTAAGTCATTCGAAATCCACCAGGGGTCTGCCAAGCACAACTCTTCCAAGACGCTCCTCGAGACGtacgacgccgcccagcacCCGACCTcgaagctcgtcgtcgcgcccATCGACAAGCAGCACCCGCTCGAGTCCCGCCGCGCCTGGAAGGGCGTTGCCGACGGCATCGCAAAGGGCGACATGGACCTCGTCTCGCGCGAGAAGTCGGCCATCGAGAATGCCCAGCGCGAGCTGCGCGCCAAGGAAAAGGCCGAGGGCCGCGCCTGGGAGCGCCGCTACTTCACCGaccgcaacgccgccggtgacCCCGTCCTAGAGTCTCTCGGCACCCACGTCGGCCTCCCCGCcaccggcgacgccgacaagaCGGGTGGCCTGTGGCGCTACGACGCTgtcaaggccgacaaggtcCGCAGCCAGGCCGCCCTCAGCGAGGCTGACCAAGTCAAGATTGCCAGCGAGATTTTGGGCCAGCAGAGGACGTGA
- a CDS encoding Putative ubiquitin specific protease, papain-like cysteine peptidase superfamily, with product MPDKNITTISYAAGASLAAIALVYVFAPTFTIDESSTSSSRRKGVVGLRNAANDCFINSTLQALAGLGELRVYLIRETHRRNIDDDAVYAQLVQPPGKNYPDWKIEGMQRGLVTQGLKDMLDSLNERPIYKKSISAVDFVRVLETAFRQRISRQQQDAQEFLQIVAERLKEEYHAGERARAHARSAASHASSNGVGTGAAAAVNGEAVQQKLEDLDRSDGGNSSSALPTPTLPQIQTNGVYPPATEDEGFPMEGKYESQSECQTCGHKTTPREESFYMLTLNVPQVSSTTLSSCFDEIFKTEMIDDFKCERCRLIHAEESLKKSLASARSEGEKTTLEDALRRLRHAIDFDPEHIPDDVPLPDISDAPKRRIARSTRLTSFPRILAVHLSRSIYDQTTSTKNSAKVAFPERLPLGGLRDRRNYKLLGLVTHKGSHHSGHYESFRRQNTYAPYPNQNTFQPSGIYSKTASPAATPQPSTPQLDAIARGVSPAVSTPDLLTPTSETNSSVAPSVSSSDASPRDRARKLISPTSAPREKQQQQQHRGDADSSSVRSVRSLTASARSTVSKISQRVNGNSNGNSTPGGSPPLSTPMAVVPRPPAHRSSRKKQPADRWWRISDEKVREAKTSEVLDLRREVYLLFYELERDGGGGGGGP from the coding sequence ATGCCCGACAAGAACATCACGACCATCTCCTATGCCGCCGGCGCATCCCTagccgccatcgccctcgtctaCGTCTTCGCCCCGACCTTCACCATCGATGAGTCCAGCACCTCGTCCTCTAGGAGaaagggcgtcgtcggcctgcgCAATGCCGCCAACGATTGCTTCATCAACTCTACCCTGcaggccctcgccggcctcggcgagctgcgcGTCTACCTGATCCGCGAGACACACCGCCGCAacattgacgacgatgccgtctACGCCCAATTGGTCCAGCCCCCCGGCAAGAATTACCCGGATTGGAAGATCGAGGGCATGCagcgcggcctcgtcacCCAGGGTCTCAAGGACATGCTTGACTCGCTCAACGAGCGGCCCATTTACAAAAAATCCATCTCCGCCGTCGACTTCGTGCGCGTGCTCGAAACCGCCTTCCGCCAGCGCATTAGtaggcagcagcaggacgcCCAAGAGTTCCTCCAGATCGTCGCCGAGAGGCTCAAGGAGGAGTACCACGCCGGCGAAAGGGCCCGCGCCCACGCCCGATCCGCCGCCTCGCATGCCTCGTCGAACGGTGTCGGTAccggtgccgccgctgccgtcaacggcgaAGCCGTGCAGCAGAAGCTGGAGGATCTTGACCGGTCCGACGGTGGGAATTCGTCCTCGGCGCTACCGACGCCCACGTTGCCGCAGATCCAGACCAACGGTGTCTACCCGCCCGCCACGGAGGACGAGGGCTTCCCCATGGAGGGAAAATACGAGTCACAGTCTGAGTGCCAGACGTGCGGCCacaagacgacgccgagggaGGAGTCCTTCTACATGCTGACGCTGAACGTGCCTCAGGTcagctcgacgacgctgaGCTCGTGCTTCGATGAGATCTTTAAGACGGAGATGATTGACGACTTCAAGTGCGAGAGGTGCCGCCTGATCCACGCCGAAGAGTCTCTCAAGAAGAGCCTGGCAAGCGCCCGcagcgagggcgagaagacGACGCTTGAGGACGCCCTGCGCAGGTTGCGCCACGCAATTGACTTTGACCCGGAACACATTCCCGACGATGTACCCCTCCCGGACATCAGCGACGCGCCCAAGCGTCGCATCGCACGGTCGACGCGCCTCACGTCCTTCCCGCGTATCCTGGCCGTTCACCTCTCGCGCTCCATCTACGACCAGACGACTTCCACCAAGAACTCGGCAAAGGTTGCCTTCCCCGAACGTCTgcccctcggcggcctccgTGACCGCCGCAACTAcaagctcctcggcctcgtcaccCACAAAGGCAGCCACCACAGCGGCCACTACGAGTCCTTCAGGCGCCAGAACACGTACGCCCCTTACCCGAATCAGAATACCTTTCAGCCTTCAGGCATCTACAGCAAGACGGCCAGCCCGGCCGCGACACCCCAGCCCTCGACGCCCCAactcgacgccatcgcccgtGGTGTCAGCCCTGCTGTCTCGACCCCGGACCTCCTGACTCCGACCTCCGAGACAAACTCGTCCGTCGccccgtccgtctcctcTTCCGACGCGTCGCCAAGAGACCGCGCGAGGAAGCTTATCAGCCCGACATCGGCTCCACGCGaaaagcagcagcagcagcagcatcgtGGAGACGCCGACTCGTCCAGTGTGCGTTCGGTCCGCTCcctcacggcctcggcacgGAGCACCGTCTCCAAGATCTCGCAGCGCGTCAACGGTaacagcaacggcaacagcACGCCCGGCGGCAGTCCCCCTCTCTCGACGCCCATGGCCGTCGTGCCCCGGCCCCCTGCGCACCGGTCGTCGCGAAAGAAGCAGCCCGCCGACCGCTGGTGGCGCATCAGTGACGAGAAGGTTCGCGAAGCCAAGACGAGCGAGGTTCTCGACCTGCGCCGCGAGGTGTACCTGCTCTTCTACGAGCTCGAgagagacggcggcggcggcggcggtggcccgtag